In Scatophagus argus isolate fScaArg1 chromosome 7, fScaArg1.pri, whole genome shotgun sequence, a genomic segment contains:
- the kxd1 gene encoding kxDL motif-containing protein 1 isoform X2, which yields MLIMVEPTASGVFCNRMLSMVNSEDVNAIIQAQRHMLDRFEKTNEMLINFNGLSNVRLQQMNERFLLHTRTLVEMKKDLDSIFRRIRTLKGKIAKQYPEAFRNIHESPILEDDDDEFDPVPPSVATTTTTTATSEQSTESCDTSPDVISPTLSVIRGRKDSWKPACPAFNQSLLPDKVAALM from the exons ATGCTCATCATGGTGGAGCCCACAGCATCTGGCGTGTTCTGTAATAGGATGCTGAGCATGGTCAACTCTGAGGATGTGAACGCCATCATCCAGGCTCAGAGACACAT GCTCGATCGCTTTGAGAAAACCAATGAAATGCTGATCAACTTCAACGGGCTGTCTAACGTGCGACTGCAGCAGATGAACGAGCGCTTCCTGCTCCACACCCGCACACTTGTGGAGATGAAGAAAGACCTGGACAGCATCTTCAGAAGGATCAG GACGCTAAAAGGGAAGATTGCCAAGCAGTACCCAGAAGCATTCAGGA ATATCCATGAATCACCCATCCTGGAGGACGACGATGATGAGTTTGACCCAGTTCCCCCCAGTGTggccacaacaacaacaacaacagccacCTCGGAGCAGAGCACAGAGTCTTGTGACACAAGTCCAGATGTGATCTCACCCACT TTATCAGTGATCAGAGGCAGGAAGGACAGCTGGAAACCAGCCTGTCCAGCATTCAACCAATCCTTGCTGCCCGATAAAGTCGCAGCATTGATGTAA
- the kxd1 gene encoding kxDL motif-containing protein 1 isoform X1 produces the protein MLIMVEPTASGVFCNRMLSMVNSEDVNAIIQAQRHMLDRFEKTNEMLINFNGLSNVRLQQMNERFLLHTRTLVEMKKDLDSIFRRIRTLKGKIAKQYPEAFRNIHESPILEDDDDEFDPVPPSVATTTTTTATSEQSTESCDTSPDVISPTVSKCSEDLSQEQPDTPTSDVLETAVLRDEGPDSVPAE, from the exons ATGCTCATCATGGTGGAGCCCACAGCATCTGGCGTGTTCTGTAATAGGATGCTGAGCATGGTCAACTCTGAGGATGTGAACGCCATCATCCAGGCTCAGAGACACAT GCTCGATCGCTTTGAGAAAACCAATGAAATGCTGATCAACTTCAACGGGCTGTCTAACGTGCGACTGCAGCAGATGAACGAGCGCTTCCTGCTCCACACCCGCACACTTGTGGAGATGAAGAAAGACCTGGACAGCATCTTCAGAAGGATCAG GACGCTAAAAGGGAAGATTGCCAAGCAGTACCCAGAAGCATTCAGGA ATATCCATGAATCACCCATCCTGGAGGACGACGATGATGAGTTTGACCCAGTTCCCCCCAGTGTggccacaacaacaacaacaacagccacCTCGGAGCAGAGCACAGAGTCTTGTGACACAAGTCCAGATGTGATCTCACCCACTGTGAGCAAATGTTCTGAAGATCTGTCTCAAGAGCAGCCTGACACGCCCACCTCTGATGTCTTAGAGACAGCTGTCCTACGGGATGAGGGTCCTGACTCTGTTCCTGCAGAATAG
- the LOC124062085 gene encoding endoplasmic reticulum-Golgi intermediate compartment protein 2-like, with product MRRLTKKKALTLVKELDAFPKVPESYVESTASGGTVSLIAFTLMAVLAFLEFFVYRDTWMKYEYEVDKDYSSKLRINIDITVAMRCQYIGADVLDLAETMVASDGLKYEPVDFELSPQQRLWHMTLLHIQERLKVEHSLQDVLFKAAIKGGPPVQPQREDSSTSHSACRIHGHLYVNKVAGNFHITVGKSIPHPRGHAHLAALVSHDSFNFSHRIDHLSFGEVIPGIISPLDGTEKVSADPNHMFQYFITIVPTKLNTYKVSAETHQYSVSEQDRVVNHALGSHGVSGIFMKYDINSLMVKVTEQHMPLWQFLVRLCGIIGGIFSTTGMLHGIVGFLVDVICCRFQMGVYRHLKEAPLSEQANSETPVSPPNYT from the exons ATGAGGAGGCTGACCAAGAAGAAGGCTCTGACTCTGGTGAAGGAGCTCGACGCTTTCCCCAAAGTTCCCGAGAGCTATGTGGAGTCCACAGCCAGCGGTGGGACAG TGTCTCTGATAGCGTTCACTCTCATGGCTGTCCTCGCCTTCCTGGAATTCTTCGTGTACAGAGACACATGGATGAAGTATGAGTATGAGGTGGACAAAGACTACAGCAG TAAACTTAGAATAAACATTGACATAACAGTGGCCATGAGATGCCAGT ACATCGGCGCAGATGTCTTGGATCTGGCAGAGACCATGGTTGCTTCTGACGGCTTGAAATATGAACCA gTCGACTTTGAGCTCTCTCCGCAGCAAAGATTGTGGCACAT GACGCTTCTGCACATCCAGGAGCGTCTGAAAGTGGAGCACTCGCTACAGGATGTACTCTTCAAGGCTGCAATTAAAGGGGGTCCTCCTGTTCAGCCTCAGAG GGAGGACAGTTCGACCTCCCATAGCGCCTGCAGGATACACGGACATCTGTATGTCAACAAAGTGGCAGGAAATTTCCACATTACTGTTGGCAA GTCCATCCCACATCCCCGAGGCCATGCCCATTTAGCTGCGCTCGTTAGCCATGACT CTTTTAACTTTTCTCACCGGATTGATCACCTGTCCTTCGGAGAAGTGATTCCCGGGATTATCAGCCCTCTGGACGGCACAGAGAAAGTGTCTGCTGATC ctaaCCACATGTTTCAGTACTTTATCACCATCGTGCCCACCAAACTGAACACCTACAAAgtctctgcagaaacacaccAGTACTCGGTGTCCGAGCAG GACCGAGTGGTAAACCATGCTTTAGGCAGCCATGGAGTCTCGGGGATCTTTATGAAGTATGATATCAACTCACTGATGGTCAAAGTCACCGAGCAGCACATGCCTCTCTGGCAGTTTCTTGTCAGACTCTGTGGCATCATCGGAGGCATTTTCTCCACCACAG GAATGCTCCATGGTATCGTAGGGTTCTTGGTTGATGTAATCTGCTGTCGTTTCCAAATGGGAGTGTACAGACATCTTAAG GAGGCTCCTCTGAGTGAGCAGGCAAACAGTGAAACTCCGGTTTCTCCACCAAACTACACTTGA